One segment of Salvelinus alpinus chromosome 1, SLU_Salpinus.1, whole genome shotgun sequence DNA contains the following:
- the c1h11orf54 gene encoding ester hydrolase C11orf54 homolog isoform X2, which translates to MSDVRKTEKFQLYVPILEELCDVLQRGLKNNFADAQVCVVDCPDLTQDPFKFPVKGLCGKPRITDVGGVPYLVPLVKVDKEYNMNTVSKELELPGAFILGAGAVSSKNVGMNAEMMPLVLTEAEGRPAVNSSWFSSINPDNNQCLLEKYSDKFSDCDFGLLANLYACEGKPGKVIEVRAKRRIGEESLVGALRKTMEEHYPDKSLALGGTFLIQKGKAKIHIMPREFSACPLNSNDDVNKWLKHFEVSAPLICQSVMVSRDPGLDLRVEHTHCFSHHGEGGHYYIDTTPDTVEYLGYFMPAEFVYRIDRPSETHEVGRD; encoded by the exons ATGTCAGACGTCAGAAAGACTGAAAAGTTCCAGTTATATGTCCCGATTTTGGAGGAATTATGTGACG TGTTGCAGAGAGGGCTGAAGAACAATTTTGCTGACGCGCAAGTTTGTGTTGTCGACTGTCCAGACCTCACTCAAGATCCGTTTAAGTTTCCCGTCAAGG GGTTGTGTGGAAAACCTCGCATTACAGATGTGGGGGGAGTGCCCTATTTGGTCCCCCTGGTCAAAGTGGACAAG GAGTACAACATGAACACTGTGTCAAAGGAATTGGAGCTACCTGGAGCATTCATTCTTGGTGCAGGAGCTGTATCCTCCAAAAATGTTGGAATGAATGCAGAG ATGATGCCTCTGGTGCTCACTGAAGCTGAGGGAAGGCCTGCAGTGAATAGCAGCTGGTTTTCCTCCATCAATCCAGATAATAACCAGTGTCTTTTGGAGAAATACAGCGATAAGTTCTCAGACTGTGACTTTGGACTGCTGGCGAACTTGTATGCATGTGAGGGAAAGCCTGGAAAG GTCATAGAGGTGAGAGCCAAAAGGAGAATAGGAGAAGAGAGCCTTGTGGGTGCTCTGAGGAAGACCATGGAGGAGCACTACCCTGATAAAAGCCTGGCTCTGGGGGGCACCTTCCTCATCCAGAAAGGGAAGGCCAAGATCCATATCATG CCAAGGGAGTTCTCAGCCTGCCCACTCAACTCCAACGATGATGTTAACAAATGGCTGAAACATTTTGAGGTCAGCGCACCACTGATATGCCAGTCTGTGATGGTCTCCAGAGACCCC GGTTTGGACCTACGTGTGGAGCACACTCACTGCTTCAGCCACCATGGAGAGGGTGGTCACTACTACATAGACACCACTCCTGACACTGTGGAATACCTGGGTTACTTCATGCCTGCCGAGTTCGTCTACCGCATCGACAGACCCAGTGAGACCCACGAAGTTGGGCGAGACTGA
- the c1h11orf54 gene encoding ester hydrolase C11orf54 homolog isoform X1 encodes MSDVRKTEKFQLYVPILEELCDVLQRGLKNNFADAQVCVVDCPDLTQDPFKFPVKGNTLQLLGTLYRFAFSFYFMQLYHREVEMVTKYLFYLSTGLCGKPRITDVGGVPYLVPLVKVDKEYNMNTVSKELELPGAFILGAGAVSSKNVGMNAEMMPLVLTEAEGRPAVNSSWFSSINPDNNQCLLEKYSDKFSDCDFGLLANLYACEGKPGKVIEVRAKRRIGEESLVGALRKTMEEHYPDKSLALGGTFLIQKGKAKIHIMPREFSACPLNSNDDVNKWLKHFEVSAPLICQSVMVSRDPGLDLRVEHTHCFSHHGEGGHYYIDTTPDTVEYLGYFMPAEFVYRIDRPSETHEVGRD; translated from the exons ATGTCAGACGTCAGAAAGACTGAAAAGTTCCAGTTATATGTCCCGATTTTGGAGGAATTATGTGACG TGTTGCAGAGAGGGCTGAAGAACAATTTTGCTGACGCGCAAGTTTGTGTTGTCGACTGTCCAGACCTCACTCAAGATCCGTTTAAGTTTCCCGTCAAGGGTAACACATTGCAACTTCTTGGAACACTGTATCGTTTTGCATTTTCTTTCTATTTTATGCAGTTATACCACAGAGAGGTTGAGATGGTAACAAAGTATCTCTTTTACCTATCGACAGGGTTGTGTGGAAAACCTCGCATTACAGATGTGGGGGGAGTGCCCTATTTGGTCCCCCTGGTCAAAGTGGACAAG GAGTACAACATGAACACTGTGTCAAAGGAATTGGAGCTACCTGGAGCATTCATTCTTGGTGCAGGAGCTGTATCCTCCAAAAATGTTGGAATGAATGCAGAG ATGATGCCTCTGGTGCTCACTGAAGCTGAGGGAAGGCCTGCAGTGAATAGCAGCTGGTTTTCCTCCATCAATCCAGATAATAACCAGTGTCTTTTGGAGAAATACAGCGATAAGTTCTCAGACTGTGACTTTGGACTGCTGGCGAACTTGTATGCATGTGAGGGAAAGCCTGGAAAG GTCATAGAGGTGAGAGCCAAAAGGAGAATAGGAGAAGAGAGCCTTGTGGGTGCTCTGAGGAAGACCATGGAGGAGCACTACCCTGATAAAAGCCTGGCTCTGGGGGGCACCTTCCTCATCCAGAAAGGGAAGGCCAAGATCCATATCATG CCAAGGGAGTTCTCAGCCTGCCCACTCAACTCCAACGATGATGTTAACAAATGGCTGAAACATTTTGAGGTCAGCGCACCACTGATATGCCAGTCTGTGATGGTCTCCAGAGACCCC GGTTTGGACCTACGTGTGGAGCACACTCACTGCTTCAGCCACCATGGAGAGGGTGGTCACTACTACATAGACACCACTCCTGACACTGTGGAATACCTGGGTTACTTCATGCCTGCCGAGTTCGTCTACCGCATCGACAGACCCAGTGAGACCCACGAAGTTGGGCGAGACTGA